AGCGCGCGGTTCCCCCCACGGGGACCGCGCGTTCGCGCATTAAGACGGATCGTCGTACCTTTGCGAAAGCAATGCACTTGTTTATAAAAAATATGGTCTGCGACCGCTGTATCATGGCGGTCGACCGTGTGCTGAGGACGGAAGGGCTGCACCCGGTGTCGGTGCGGTTGGGGGAGGCGGTCGTGGAAGAGGCGGAACTGGACCGGGGGGCGTTGGATCGTTTGGATGCCTCATTGCGAGACATTGGGTTTGAGCGGATCGACGACAGGAAGACCCGGCTGGTCGAAAGCATCAAGAATACCATCATCCGGCTTGTCCATCATAGCGACGAGCCGCCGCGTCATAAGTATAGCGAACTGATCGCTTCGGAAGTGGGCATGGACTATCCCTACCTGAGTAAGCTTTTTTCGGACATGGAGGGTGTCACGATCGAGCAATTTCTGCTCCGTCAAAAAACGGAGAAGGTAAAGGAGTATTTGGGGTATGATGAGCTGACCCTCAGCGAGATCGCTGATAGGATGGGGTATAGCAGCGTCGCCCATCTTTCGGGACAGTTCCGGAAGCTCACCGGGATGACGCCTTCCCAGTTCAAGGGCCTGGCGCGCAAGGACCGCGCGCCGATCGACCGGCTGGACTGAACGCCCGATCGACCGGCTGGACCGAACGCCCTGTTGACCGGCTGGACCGAACCGGGCTACTACAAGGCTACTACACAATAAAATATATCACGGATAGTTAATACTATGGCGCAATATTTGCTGTAATTTGTTGCCGTTAGAATTCAAATATCCGATGTATGAAGAAAAGCCTGGTAAGGGTTGTCCCCTTGCTCTTTGTTATTTGTTTTGCCCTTGCCTGTAAGAAGAATACTTCTTCCAGCGCGATTACCCCTTCCCTTAGTTTCACAGCAACCAGCCAGACCAACGGCAGCACGGCCATCCACTTTCCGAACGTGGTCGTCGCGGTACAGGAGGTCGATACCTTGCACAGCACACTGATCTCGGGCCAGTATGCGGATACGTCGAGCGCGACGGGCAGCATCAGCATCCGAGTGATTGGAGACACGACGGGCACGTATAAGGCGAACGCGGTGTTGGTGACGTACGTGGACGGGCAGGGCAACATTTACAACAGCAGCGGGGATTCAACGGACGAGGTGACCATTACGAAATTTTCCAAGGCCGCGGGCGGTCTTGTGACGGGGAGTTTTGACCTAACGGTCACGGGTACCCCGGGGAGCCTCGTACTGGCCGGTAGCTTCACGGCGGGCTTTTTAAATTAGAATCGCAACCCTATATAACGTTTATCACCAATTGCTTCACAATGAGAGACCACAGCGCGATGAGGGCATGGCCCGGCAGCACGAGCGGCATACAGGAATACACCGGTACCTGGGGGACGGCCCAGGTGGTGCACCTGCTGAAGCGGACCCTTTTCGGGGCGACCGTCGCCGACGTCAACTATTTCTCGGGCCTGTCGATGTCACAGGCGGTGGATGAGATCCTCACACCCACGGCAGCGCCGACAAGCCAACCCCTGAACAATTACGGAACCGATGTCACCGGTGTGGCACCTTATACGACCTGGATCGGGACGGGACTGACGTACCAGGACCAGAACCTGAACGCGAGCCGGGTGGCTTCGATGCAGTGTTGGTGGATGGGGCAGATGCTGGGCTCGGGCCGCTCGATCCATGAAAAGATCACGCTGTTCTGGCACAATCATTTTGCCATGGACGCGACACAGCACTTTATGGATATTCCCGCCCAGCTTTGGTACAACCAGTACCTGACGCTCCGCGCGAATGCGCTGGGGAGCTTTGCCGCGATGGTGAAAGCGATTACGCTGGACCCGGCGATGCTCATTTTTCTAAACGGGAGCACGAATGTCAATACGTCCCCGAACGAAAACTACGGCCGCGAGTTGCAGGAGCTGTATACGGAGGGCAAGGGCACGAATTCGCTGTATACGCAGACGGACGTGCACAATGCGGCCCGTGTCCTGACGGGGCATACGGTGGACGCGGGTTTTAACTATGTTTTCCAGGCGGGGAACCACGATGACCAGGACAAACAATTTTCCCCGTATTATTCCAACCACGTGGTCACGGGGTATTCCGGGACCGTGGGGGCGGGGGAGCTGGACGATATGCTGGGGATGCTGTTGGGGACCGACGAGTCGGCGAAATTCATCTGCCGGAAGCTGTATAATTTTTTCATTTATTATGTAGACGATGCGACGGTGGAGGCGAACGTGATCGTTCCCCTGGCCAGTGTATTCCGGTCGAGCGGGTACAATATTACCACGGTCCTCTCAACCCTTTTTAAAAGCCAGCACTTTTACGACCTGGTCTATGCGGGCGCCTGTCTGATCAAAAGTCCGCTGGACTTTCTCGTCGGTCTTGTCCGGGAGTTTAACCTGGCGCTTCCCGCGGCCAGCAACCCGCAGGGGCAGTACAGCGCCTGGACGCTGTTGCTCAACCAGGCGACCATCCTGCAACAGGAGGTCCTGGCGATACCGGTGGTGGCCGGCTGGTACGCGTATTATGAATCGCCGACCTACCATGAGTTGTGGATCAATTCGGTGACGTATCCGCAACGGAACTATTATACCGACCTGCTAATGACCAGCGGGGACATGATGAGCGGCACGACGCTGGTCGTCGACCCGGTGGCTTTTACGGCGACGCTCTCCAACCCCAGCGACCCGGTCCAACTGGTGTCGGACGCGCTGTCGATCCTGCTCACGGTGCCGGTGTCCGCCAACGACCAGGAGCTGATGATGCGCACGATCCTGCTCACGAACCAGACCAACAATGCTTACTGGACGCAGGCCTGGCAGGCGTACACCGCCAACCCCTCGGATATGAATGCCTATTCAACCGTATTCAACCGGTTACAGGCCTTTTATAAATACGTGATGGACCTGCCGGAATATCACCTGTCTTAAATCCCAATGCCTGTACCATGAAGAGAAGAACCTTCCTCAAGACCACGGCGCCCATGGCGGCCGTTTTCCCGGCCC
This region of Dinghuibacter silviterrae genomic DNA includes:
- a CDS encoding helix-turn-helix domain-containing protein; translated protein: MHLFIKNMVCDRCIMAVDRVLRTEGLHPVSVRLGEAVVEEAELDRGALDRLDASLRDIGFERIDDRKTRLVESIKNTIIRLVHHSDEPPRHKYSELIASEVGMDYPYLSKLFSDMEGVTIEQFLLRQKTEKVKEYLGYDELTLSEIADRMGYSSVAHLSGQFRKLTGMTPSQFKGLARKDRAPIDRLD
- a CDS encoding DUF1800 domain-containing protein, producing MRDHSAMRAWPGSTSGIQEYTGTWGTAQVVHLLKRTLFGATVADVNYFSGLSMSQAVDEILTPTAAPTSQPLNNYGTDVTGVAPYTTWIGTGLTYQDQNLNASRVASMQCWWMGQMLGSGRSIHEKITLFWHNHFAMDATQHFMDIPAQLWYNQYLTLRANALGSFAAMVKAITLDPAMLIFLNGSTNVNTSPNENYGRELQELYTEGKGTNSLYTQTDVHNAARVLTGHTVDAGFNYVFQAGNHDDQDKQFSPYYSNHVVTGYSGTVGAGELDDMLGMLLGTDESAKFICRKLYNFFIYYVDDATVEANVIVPLASVFRSSGYNITTVLSTLFKSQHFYDLVYAGACLIKSPLDFLVGLVREFNLALPAASNPQGQYSAWTLLLNQATILQQEVLAIPVVAGWYAYYESPTYHELWINSVTYPQRNYYTDLLMTSGDMMSGTTLVVDPVAFTATLSNPSDPVQLVSDALSILLTVPVSANDQELMMRTILLTNQTNNAYWTQAWQAYTANPSDMNAYSTVFNRLQAFYKYVMDLPEYHLS